A genomic region of Tamandua tetradactyla isolate mTamTet1 chromosome 2, mTamTet1.pri, whole genome shotgun sequence contains the following coding sequences:
- the AUNIP gene encoding aurora kinase A- and ninein-interacting protein yields MRRRAPREEACGVWLDAAALKKRKVQTHLIKPGTKMLTPFPGERKAKVSFTQRRTPSSCIRQTSIASFFTLQPGKTNGGDQRNISSHIASNANKESKKDASQLNHFLQGLGDDCMAPPLATSTPTDIQEIGLAPQSLQEASGHHRVGILVSTALPLLQPDTLICAEDSNASLAFSLSQDLQSSCLLDQKEGERDSSGEREWLHRSTSKKKNYHDVGRHKKLPESKCQQPLDKTKLERKVPAKEHRQTSLFLQTYRNSWSEENTKSLKQRPCPVPMFSCDSERSDKNSWSQLFTEDSQGQQVIAHSSRVPFRDVTNNQNQGLGQFLTSPQARCRDGPAQSNLQPDLLFTQDSEGNQVIKHHL; encoded by the exons aCACATTTAATCAAACCAGGAACCAAAATGCTAACACCTTTTCCTGGAGAAAGAAAGGCCAAAGTTTCTTTCACTCAAAGAAGAACTCCATCTTCGTGCATTCGCCAGACCAGCATTGCTTCCTTCTTCACTTTGCAGCCAG GAAAGACAAATGGTGGTGACCAGAGAAATATTTCATCTCACATAGCAAGCAATGCTAACAAAGAGTCCAAGAAGGATGCATCCCAGCTAAATCATTTTCTCCAGGGCTTGGGGGATGATTGTATGGCACCCCCATTAGCCACATCAACCCCTACAGACATCCAGGAAATTGGACTTGCTCCTCAATCCCTGCAGGAGGCTTCTGGCCACCACAGAGTGGGAATCCTAGTTTCGActgcactgcctttgctccaACCTGACACCCTAATCTGTGCTGAAGATAGTAATGCCTCATTGGCTTTCTCCTTATCCCAAGATTTACAGAGTTCTTGTTTGTTGGaccagaaggagggagagagagattcttCTGGGGAAAGGGAATGGCTTCATAGATCTACATCTAAGAAAAAGAACTATCATGATGTGGGGAGACATAAGAAACTACCTGAGAGCAAATGTCAACAGCCCTTGGACAAgactaaattggaaaggaaggtgCCTGCCAAAGAGCACAGGCAGACCTCTTTGTTCTTGCAAACCTATAGGAATTCCTGGagtgaagaaaatacaaaatcacTGAAACAAAGGCCTTGTCCTGTTCCTATGTTTTCCTGTGATAGCGAAAGAAGTGACAAGAACTCCTGGAGTCAGCTTTTCACTGAGGATTCTCAAGGCCAGCAGGTCATTGCCCACAGTTCTAGAGTTCCTTTCCGAGATGTAACTAATAACCAGAATCAGGGTTTAGGGCAGTTTCTTACCAGTCCTCAGGCTCGGTGCCGAGATGGGCCTGCTCAGTCAAATTTGCAGCCTGATTTGCTCTTTACCCAGGACTCAGAAGGTAATCAAGTTATCAAGCACCACTTATGA
- the MTFR1L gene encoding mitochondrial fission regulator 1-like yields the protein MSEMEANVTIPIWQNKPHGAARSVVRRIGTNLPLKPCPRASFETLPNISDLCLRDVPPVPTLADIAWIAADEEETYARVRSDTRPLRHPWKPSPLIVMQRNASVPNLRGSEERLLALKKPGLPALSRSTELQDELSHLRSQIAKIVAADAASASLTPDFLSPGSSNISSPLPCFGSSFHSTTSFVISDITEETEVEVPELPSVPLLCSASPECCKPEHKATCSSSEEDDCISLSKASSFADMMGILKDFHRMKQSQDLNRSLLKEEDPAVLISEVLRRKFALKEEDISRKGN from the exons ATGTCGGAAATGGAAGCCAATGTG ACCATCCCAATCTGGCAGAACAAGCCACATGGAGCTGCTCGAAGTGTAGTGAGAAGAATTGGGACCAACCTGCCCCTGAAACCATGTCCCCGGGCTTCCTTTGAG ACCCTGCCCAACATCTCTGACCTGTGTCTGAGGGATGTGCCCCCAGTCCCTACTTTGGCTGACATCGCCTGGATCGCTGCAGATGAAGAGGAGACCTATGCTCGGGTCAG GAGTGATACACGACCCCTGAGGCACCCCTGGAAGCCCAGCCCTCTGATTGTCATGCAGCGTAATGCTTCAGTGCCCAACCTGCGTGGGTCTGAAGAAAGACTCCTGGCCCTGAAGAAGCCAGGCCTGCCAGCCCTGAGCCGTTCCACAGAGCTGCAGGATGAGCTGAGCCACCTACGCAGCCAGATTGCCAAGATAGTGGCAGCTGATGCAG cttcggCTTCATTAACGCCAGATTTCTTATCTCCAGGAAGTTCAAATATCTCTTCTCCTTTACCTTGTTTTGGATCCTCATTCCACTCTACAACTTCCTTTGTCATTAGTGACATCACCGAGGAGACCGAAGTAGAGGTCCCTGAGCTTCCATCAGTCCCCCTGCTTTGTTCTGCCAGCCCTGAATgttgcaaaccagaacacaaaGCCACCTGCAGCTCGTCTGAAGAGGATGACTGCATCTCTCTGTCCAAGGCCAGCAGCTTTGCAGACATGATGGGTATCCTGAAGGACTTCCACCGGATGAAACAGAGCCAAGATCT GAACCGGAGTTTATTGAAGGAGGAAGACCCTGCTGTCCTTATCTCTGAAGTCTTAAGGAGGAAATTTGCTCTGAAGGAAGAAGATATCAGTAGAAAAGGAAATTGA